The Kribbella amoyensis genomic sequence TCAAGACCCACGATGCGGCCGTCGGGATGTTCGAGAACCAGGTCGACCTCTGCGCCGCTGCGATCCCGGAAGTGCCAGACAGTCGGCCGCGCGGCGGACCAGGTCACCTGCTTGCGGATCTCATTGGCGACAAAGGTTTCGAGCAACTGGCCGAACGGTCCACCTGGCCGGTCGATGGTTGCCGAGTGCGCGCCGATCAGGTGGGCGGCCAGGCCGGTGTCGGTGACGACGAGCTTCGGCCGTCGGACCACCTTGCTACTCAGGTTGGTCGACCACGCGGGGATCCGATCGATGAGAAAGGCTTCGGTCAGCAAGCTCAAGTACCCGTCGACCGTCCGGGCCGGGAACCCGAGGTCGCCGGCGATCGCGCTGACGTTGAGCTCGTTGCCGGTTCGGGCAGCGCACAACCTGAGGAGCTTGGGCATCTCGGCCAGACGTTCGATCGCAGACAGCCCGCCGATCACCGATCGGGTGATCGTCGTCAGGTAGCTCTCGAACCAGGCCGGCCGACGGGAGGGCTGCCTCCGGACGACCTCGGGGTACCCGCCGGTGACGACG encodes the following:
- a CDS encoding ATP-binding protein: MCDEAQLEPSLFRAIKAEIDRDRRPGRFLLTGSSRLLSAPDMAASLVGRVETIELWPFSQGELLGTKEDFVDLIFDSPADLIRTTQVTRTELVKHVVTGGYPEVVRRQPSRRPAWFESYLTTITRSVIGGLSAIERLAEMPKLLRLCAARTGNELNVSAIAGDLGFPARTVDGYLSLLTEAFLIDRIPAWSTNLSSKVVRRPKLVVTDTGLAAHLIGAHSATIDRPGGPFGQLLETFVANEIRKQVTWSAARPTVWHFRDRSGAEVDLVLEHPDGRIVGLEIKATSSPGLDDLRGLRFLADRLGDRFHFGVLLHSAPEATRFGPKLAALPTAALWNTVT